A window of Rhinolophus ferrumequinum isolate MPI-CBG mRhiFer1 chromosome X, mRhiFer1_v1.p, whole genome shotgun sequence contains these coding sequences:
- the LOC117025479 gene encoding spindlin-2, whose product MKTPNAQEAEGQQTRAPAPAGRATGTANMTKKKTFQKKQRGRPSSQPRRNIVGCRISHGWKEGDEPITQWKGTVLDQVPINPSLYLVKYDGIDCVYGLELHRDERVLSLKILSDRVASPQVSDANLANTIIGKAVEHMFEGEHGSKDEWRGMVLAQAPIMKAWFYITYEKDPVLYMYQLLDDYKEGDLRIMPESTESPPAERETGGVVDGLIGKHVEYTKEDGSKRIGMVIHQVEAKPSVYFIKFDDDFHIYVYDLVKKS is encoded by the coding sequence ATGAAGACCCCCAACGCACAGGAGGCGGAAGGGCAACAAACCAGGGCACCTGCACCTGCGGGACGGGCCACTGGGACTGCAAACATGACgaagaaaaaaacctttcaaaagaaacagagggGCAGACCTTCGTCCCAGCCCCGCAGGAACATCGTGGGCTGCAGAATTTCACACGGGTGGAAGGAAGGTGATGAACCCATCACCCAGTGGAAAGGAACCGTTCTGGATCAGGTGCCTATAAATCCCTCCCTTTATCTGGTGAAATACGATGGAATTGACTGTGTCTATGGACTGGAACTTCACAGAGATGAAAGAGTTTTGTCCCTTAAGATTCTTTCTGACAGGGTGGCATCACCTCAAGTCAGTGATGCAAACCTTGCAAACACCATAATTGGTAAAGCTGTGGAACATATGTTTGAGGGTGAGCATGGTTCCAAGGATGAATGGAGGGGAATGGTCTTAGCCCAAGCACCAATCATGAAAGCCTGGTTTTATATTACCTATGAGAAAGATCCTGTCTTATACATGTACCAGCTTCTAGATGACTATAAAGAAGGAGACCTGCGTATCATGCCAGAGTCCACTGAGTCTCCCCcagcagagagggagacaggaggagTTGTAGATGGCCTGATAGGTAAACATGTGGAATATACCAAAGAAGATGGCTCCAAACGGATCGGCATGGTCATTCACCAAGTGGAAGCCAAACCTTCTGTGTATTTCATCAAGTTTGATGATGATTTCCATATCTATGTCTATGATTTGGTGAAAAAGTCCTAA